From Suncus etruscus isolate mSunEtr1 chromosome 6, mSunEtr1.pri.cur, whole genome shotgun sequence, one genomic window encodes:
- the STMN1 gene encoding stathmin isoform X1, with translation MASSDIQVKELEKRASGQAFELILSPRSKESVPEFPLSPPKKKDLSLEEIQKKLEAAEERRKSHEAEVLKQLAEKREHEKEVLQKAIEENNNFSKMAEEKLTHKMEANKENREAQMAAKLERLREKDKHVEEVRKNKESKDPADETEAD, from the exons ATGGCTTCTTCTG ATATCCAGGTGAAAGAATTGGAGAAACGTGCCTCTGGCCAGGCTTTTGAGCTGATTCTTAGCCCTCGATCAAAAGAATCTGTCCCTGAATTCCCCCTTTCTCCCCCAAAGAAGAAGGATCTTTCTCTGGAGGAAATTCAGAAGAAATTAGAAGCTGCAGAAGAAAGACGCAAG TCCCATGAAGCTGAAGTCTTAAAGCAGCTTGCTGAGAAACGAGAGCATGAGAAAGAAGTGCTTCAGAAAGCGATAGAAGAGAACAACAACTTTAGTAAAATGGCTGAAGAGAAACTGACCCACAAAAtggaagccaacaaagaaaaccGAGAGGCACAGATGGCTGCCAAACTGGAACGTTTGCGAGAGAAG GACAAGCATGTTGAAGAAGTAAGGAAGAATAAAGAATCCAAAGATCCTGCTGATGAGACAGAAGCTGACTAA
- the STMN1 gene encoding stathmin isoform X2, with protein sequence MASSDIQVKELEKRASGQAFELILSPRSKESVPEFPLSPPKKKDLSLEEIQKKLEAAEERRKSHEAEVLKQLAEKREHEKEVLQKAIEENNNFSKMAEEKLTHKMEANKENREAQMAAKLERLREKVGVASLLLGVGVVSF encoded by the exons ATGGCTTCTTCTG ATATCCAGGTGAAAGAATTGGAGAAACGTGCCTCTGGCCAGGCTTTTGAGCTGATTCTTAGCCCTCGATCAAAAGAATCTGTCCCTGAATTCCCCCTTTCTCCCCCAAAGAAGAAGGATCTTTCTCTGGAGGAAATTCAGAAGAAATTAGAAGCTGCAGAAGAAAGACGCAAG TCCCATGAAGCTGAAGTCTTAAAGCAGCTTGCTGAGAAACGAGAGCATGAGAAAGAAGTGCTTCAGAAAGCGATAGAAGAGAACAACAACTTTAGTAAAATGGCTGAAGAGAAACTGACCCACAAAAtggaagccaacaaagaaaaccGAGAGGCACAGATGGCTGCCAAACTGGAACGTTTGCGAGAGAAGGTGGGTGTCGCTTCCTTACTTCTAGGGGTGGGTG TTGTATCCTTCTAA